Proteins encoded within one genomic window of Couchioplanes caeruleus:
- the hypD gene encoding hydrogenase formation protein HypD — protein MKYLDEFSDPDLARRLVDQIHAVTSRPWAMMEVCGGQTHSIIRHGIDQLLPEGVEMIHGPGCPVCVTPLETIDKALAIAAQPGVIFCSFGDMLRVPGSGQDLFGIKSAGGDVRVVYSPLDALTIARQHPDRQVVFFGIGFETTAPANAMTVYQARRLGVRNFSLLVSHVLVPPAIAAIMESPRCRVQAFLAAGHVCSVMGTAEYPPLAQRYEVPIVVTGFEPLDILEGIRQAVIQLESGRHEVQNAYPRAVRDDGNPAAMAMLRDVFEVTDRTWRGIGMIPGSGWRLSERYRDFDAELRFDVTGLHTSESSLCRSGEVLQGLLKPNECAAFGRQCTPRNPLGATMVSSEGACAAYYAYRRLDLVQI, from the coding sequence CAGACCCACTCGATCATCCGGCACGGCATAGACCAGCTCCTGCCCGAGGGCGTCGAGATGATCCACGGGCCGGGCTGTCCGGTCTGCGTCACCCCGCTGGAGACCATCGACAAGGCGCTGGCCATCGCCGCGCAGCCCGGCGTCATCTTCTGCTCGTTCGGCGACATGCTGCGGGTGCCGGGCAGCGGCCAGGACCTTTTCGGGATCAAGAGCGCCGGGGGCGATGTCCGGGTGGTGTACTCGCCGCTCGACGCGCTCACCATCGCCCGGCAGCACCCGGACCGGCAGGTGGTCTTCTTCGGCATCGGCTTCGAGACCACCGCCCCGGCCAATGCGATGACCGTCTACCAGGCCCGCCGGCTCGGCGTACGGAACTTCTCGCTGCTGGTGTCGCATGTGCTGGTACCGCCCGCGATCGCCGCCATCATGGAGTCGCCGCGCTGCCGGGTGCAGGCGTTCCTCGCCGCCGGGCACGTGTGCAGCGTGATGGGCACCGCCGAATACCCGCCACTGGCGCAGCGGTACGAGGTGCCGATCGTGGTCACCGGCTTCGAGCCGCTGGACATTCTGGAGGGCATCCGGCAGGCCGTCATCCAGCTCGAGTCCGGACGGCATGAGGTACAGAACGCGTACCCCCGAGCGGTCCGCGACGACGGCAACCCCGCCGCCATGGCCATGTTGCGCGACGTGTTCGAGGTGACCGACCGGACGTGGCGCGGCATCGGGATGATTCCCGGGAGCGGCTGGCGGCTGTCCGAGAGGTACCGCGACTTCGACGCCGAGCTGCGGTTCGACGTCACCGGCCTGCACACGAGTGAGTCCTCGCTGTGCCGCTCCGGTGAGGTGCTGCAGGGCCTGCTGAAGCCGAACGAATGTGCGGCGTTCGGCAGGCAGTGCACGCCACGCAATCCGCTCGGCGCGACCATGGTGTCGTCCGAGGGGGCATGCGCCGCCTACTACGCGTACCGGCGGCTCGATCTGGTGCAGATCTGA